AAATTAGGATCTAACGCCATCGACTACTCTACCTGTGTTACAAACTGATATTGCTCAGCTAAGGTGACAATCAGTTGATCACCACTATGCAAAGCCCCCACTCCCGCCGGCGTGCCTGTAATAACAACGTCACCCGGCAACAAGGTAAATTGTTGTGATATTTCAGCAATTAAATTAACAATACTGCGGATCATATGGCTGGTGTTACCTTGTTGGCGAATTTCACCATTCACTTCAAGGGCAATTGAGCAAGCTTGTGGATCGACAAAATCTTGTTTGGCAATAAAAGTTGATAAAGGACAAGAGCCATCAAACGATTTCGCGCGCTCCCATGGTTTACCCATCTTTTTCGCCTTTGCTTGTACATCACGCAAAGTTAGGTCTTGAGCGATGCCATAACCCCATATGGCTTGTGGCACTTGTGAGGCTTCAACTTTGCTTAATGGCGCTTGAATTAATACTGCTAATTCAGTCTCGTTATGACATTGGCCTAAATTTTTAGGAGTTGTAAAAGACGGCGATAAAGGCACGATCGCAGTATTAGGCTTCATGAATAACATGGCCTGTTCTGGGTCCACGTTACTGTTCATTTCCGCGATATGGTCTGCATAGTTTTGACCCACACAAACCACTTTACCAACAGGCAAATCAATGGATTTACCATCAAATGTTTGATGCTTGTATAACATTAGTTCACTTTTGGGTAAGCAATGCGATCAGACAAATAGCCAACCGTTGTCACAAAATAATAAGAACGGTTCCAATGCATCAGTACTTTGTAGTTGTCGTAGGCCAAATAGATACGGCCTTTTTCACCATCAGGGATCATCATTGCCGCTTTAATATCCACTTTAGGTAAGTCGCTTCCATCTGCGCGACGCACACCTAATGCTTGCCACTGGGCTAAGGTTTTTTCTGTTTTATTCCATTGCTCTAACCAATGGCTGCGACCGCGGGTTTTTTGTGGCACTGCATGTTCAAAATCAAACCCGCTTGGTACTTTAACCTGACGTCCCCAAGTTAAATCGTCATTCCAGCCTTCATTGGCAAGGTAATTTGCGGCACTGGCAAATACGTCTCCCATATTGCCCCAAACATCTTTTATGCCATCGCCATCATAATCAACCGCGTACGCTTTAAACGAACTTGGCATAAACTGCACTTGTCCCATGGCACCTGCCCATGAGCCTTTAAGCTTCTCATAGGGTACTTTTTCATATTGCAAAATATCGAGTGCATTCCATAGTTCTTTTTTAAAGAAAGCTTCACGGCGGCCATCAAAACATAAGGTCACCAAAGAAGAAATGAGTGGATACTTGCCTTGATATTTACCAAATGCCGACTCCAAACCCCAAAGAGCAACAATAAAGCGCGGTTGTACTCCGTACTGCTGACCAATTTTTTCCAGCATAACTTGGTGCTTTTTATATAAATCGCGGGCTTTTTTGACTTTCCACTCAGGCACGCGTTTTGGTAAGTAAGTTTCTAGCGTTTCAACAAATTCAGGTTGATTACGATCCGCTTTGACAACTTTCTTTTTAAATACGACGTTACTAAATGCTTGCTCAACAATACCTTGCTCGTAACCTTTCGCTAAGGCTTGTGATTTTAATCCAGCAACATATTTATCAAATTCTGCTTGTGACTGTGCCCAAGTTGGCACTAACGCTGTACTAACAATTAGGCTTAGGGCGACAAGCCCTTGTTTAATTATCTTCATTGAGTTTTCCTTGCGCCTTTAATCGCGCTTTGTGCTCTTTTAATAAATCTTCTTGTGGCGGCGGTAACTGGACGAAGTAACCTTTATCTTTTAACTCTTGTTTGACTTTTTCTATATCTGAAATAGCCAACTTGCTGCGACTCGCTAAGTTAACAATAGTCACTAGCTCTGGGGTGCCAAACATAGTCAATAAAGATTCTGGCACTTTATCAAAATTGTCTCTTTGTTCGACAAACAGATAAGTATCTGGTTTTTTGTTACTTTTATAAACTGCGGATAACACCTAAATAAACCTCGTCACTACATTCGATTGAACATGTTTTATGCTTGCGCTGTAAGCGGTGAGACTATACCATTGATGGGTAAAATATAAGAGCCTGATACCAAGATTTTACGAATAAAATCCAAACTGAATTTTTCATCAATTACAGGCTTTGTTTCATCATAATAAATAGGCTTTCATTCTTCAGTATGTCCCAAGCAGGAATAGAACTCAAAGGCAGTAGCTTCACTTTATCTGTGCTGCATATTTCCACCACAGATTTCAGCGAGTTACGCCAGGCACTGGCCGCCAAAATAGACCAAGCTCCAAAATTTTTTGAGATGGCGCCTATCGTGGCCAATATCGAACCCATTGCAGAGCAAGACAGCATTGACTTTGTCGCATTAAAAAATGCACTTGAATCATTAAAACTGGTCCCTGTAGGTATTACAGGTGCAACTGACCAACATAAAGCCGCGGCAAAAGAAGCGGGTTTAGCAATTATGATTGCCGCCAAAGCCAATGCAGCGGAAAATCAAGCTAATGCTCAGCCAGTGCAAAAAGTTGTTGAGCGGGTTGAAGTGCCAGTAATAGAAAAAGTCAAAGTCGAAGTTCCGGTTGAAGTTAAAGTACCTGAGTACATCCCTGCTATGCAGATAACGCAAAATGTGCGTTCTGGTCAGCAAGTGTATGCCAAAGATACAGACTTAATCATCATAGGTTCTGTAGGCAATGGCGGTGAAGTAATAGCCGACGGCAATATTCACATTTATGGTTCATTGCGTGGTAAAGCCATGGCAGGGGCAAAAGGCGATAGCAACGCCAAAATTTATTGTCACAATATTCAGGCTGAATTAATTAGTATTAACGGCACATATTGGACAAGCGAACAACTACAACAACACTGCTGGCAAAAAGCCGGCTGTATAGAACTCGATGGCGAACAGCTATCCGTTAAAGCGTTAACCGAATAAATATAATAGAGGATTGAGGTAGAACAATGGCACGAATTATCGTTGTGACATCAGGTAAAGGTGGTGTAGGAAAAACCACATCCAGCGCCGCCATAGGTACAGGTTTAGCCCTTCAAGGTAACAAAACCGTAATTGTCGATTTTGATATTGGTCTTCGTAACCTTGATTTAATCATGGGTGTCGAGCGTCGCGTGGTTTATGATTTTGTCAATGTCATAAACGGTGAAGCCAACTTAAATCAAGCAATGATCAAAGACAAACGTGT
This genomic window from Saccharobesus litoralis contains:
- the minC gene encoding septum site-determining protein MinC: MSQAGIELKGSSFTLSVLHISTTDFSELRQALAAKIDQAPKFFEMAPIVANIEPIAEQDSIDFVALKNALESLKLVPVGITGATDQHKAAAKEAGLAIMIAAKANAAENQANAQPVQKVVERVEVPVIEKVKVEVPVEVKVPEYIPAMQITQNVRSGQQVYAKDTDLIIIGSVGNGGEVIADGNIHIYGSLRGKAMAGAKGDSNAKIYCHNIQAELISINGTYWTSEQLQQHCWQKAGCIELDGEQLSVKALTE
- a CDS encoding YcgL domain-containing protein; amino-acid sequence: MLSAVYKSNKKPDTYLFVEQRDNFDKVPESLLTMFGTPELVTIVNLASRSKLAISDIEKVKQELKDKGYFVQLPPPQEDLLKEHKARLKAQGKLNEDN
- a CDS encoding fumarylacetoacetate hydrolase family protein; its protein translation is MLYKHQTFDGKSIDLPVGKVVCVGQNYADHIAEMNSNVDPEQAMLFMKPNTAIVPLSPSFTTPKNLGQCHNETELAVLIQAPLSKVEASQVPQAIWGYGIAQDLTLRDVQAKAKKMGKPWERAKSFDGSCPLSTFIAKQDFVDPQACSIALEVNGEIRQQGNTSHMIRSIVNLIAEISQQFTLLPGDVVITGTPAGVGALHSGDQLIVTLAEQYQFVTQVE
- a CDS encoding lytic murein transglycosylase, coding for MKIIKQGLVALSLIVSTALVPTWAQSQAEFDKYVAGLKSQALAKGYEQGIVEQAFSNVVFKKKVVKADRNQPEFVETLETYLPKRVPEWKVKKARDLYKKHQVMLEKIGQQYGVQPRFIVALWGLESAFGKYQGKYPLISSLVTLCFDGRREAFFKKELWNALDILQYEKVPYEKLKGSWAGAMGQVQFMPSSFKAYAVDYDGDGIKDVWGNMGDVFASAANYLANEGWNDDLTWGRQVKVPSGFDFEHAVPQKTRGRSHWLEQWNKTEKTLAQWQALGVRRADGSDLPKVDIKAAMMIPDGEKGRIYLAYDNYKVLMHWNRSYYFVTTVGYLSDRIAYPKVN